In Theileria equi strain WA chromosome 3, complete sequence, the genomic window AGTTCCATTCCCAGTAGACAACCTCCATAGTGTTATTAGAAGATCAAGGAGATTTACAGCTCTGACTTGTAGAGACTCCAGTTGTTATATTGAGGGATAGACTCTACATTCCCTGTTACACACTGTGTGTGTATTATAGCTGTAATATAATACAGGTGCATGCTTCTCTTGTTTCTTGTTTCAAGCGCTTATAACTATTCTTTGCTTATACTAGGACTCTAGTTGTTATTTTGACagataaagaatatagaagatgaaggttCTAGTTGTACTATGGACAATATGTTTGATAAGATTCTGTTACTGCGGAGGTGATGATGGTGATTTACAAGCACAAACACCCCCTGATACTACTGAACAAGCATCTCCAGAGCCAAAAACATCTGAAAAGCCTTTAAATCCTCTcctttccaaagtagaTACCTCACTCTTTGATGCCTTGGACTCTGTTGAGGACCATGTTGAGGTTCTTAAACTAACAGCCAAAGATGGTACCTCTACTAACAAACTTACCTTTGACGGTCAGACAGTTTGGGAAGCTAAAGACCCGAATGATTCATGTTCAGTAGCTACTTTCTACCTTGGACCGAATAATGACCCACTGGCTGCTTCGTACAGGTTCAAGAGAGATGATAAGCTAATGGAAGGTTATCGTAAATTTGCGGATGGAAAGTGGTTCCGAGTCAGTGGTGTTGTCTTCAAGAAATTGATAGGGAAAGATAAACCTACAAAACCTGTAAGTAAATTCGCTTCCAAGGTGGATGGATCCTCATTTGATGTAGAGGAGGTAAAGGAAGGTAATATTCCAGTTCTTAAGCTCACTcctaaagatggtaaatttGTAACTCAACTAAAgtatgatggaaaggaGATATGGTCCGCTAGAACATTCGGTCCTTCTGTCTCTTCTGCATCACTGTACATGGATAGAGAGAAGCCTAAACTGGCCGCTATAAAAACAAAGGATTTTCTTGGCGGTAATGAATCTATGATCTATAGACACTATGACACTAATGGTGGAGTATGGAAAAGTCTTAATAAAAACGAATTTGATGAGAAGTTAAAGACAATGATGGGAGAATATGCAACGCCAGTTACTATCGACCTTTCTAATCTAGATGAAACTAAAGTAACTGTGCATGCACAGAACAATGGAGATTTTGAGCACAAGTTTTATCTTCCAAATGATGGTAGTAATGTGAGATGTATTGTTAATGCCGGAACTACCGTTTGGGAGGCTAATGAATCTGACCACAGGTGTTGTTTCGCTAGGTCTTATTCCAAGGGAGGTGATACGCTATTTGTCATAACTGTAAGGAATGACACTGGTTACGCCGAtaaatactttgagaaagttggtactgaatggaatgaagtTGGTAGGGAAGTATTTGGTAAGAAGATTAATGCAATGGTTGGAGGACTTCCTACTTCTACTTCCACTCTGGCACCTAAAAATACTCTTAGGAGTACTACAGCTCAAGCTTCAGTCTCTTCTAATCCACATCCTTCTACCTCTCTCAAGCTTCTCAGTAGTGAGTCCTTATGAACACTCCCTCTAAACACACTACAATGCTATGATGGCATCTTCTTCACACTCCAATGAGAGTGTGTCTGCTTAATTAATGGCAATCTCTCTTACATGCATAGGCATAATGATGAACGTTACATGTCCATAGTTCAATGCATACTCTTTCTCCTAGGTACGCCAAGCATGGACCATAACTAAACACAAGTACGAGAATGataaattaaaactgcagAGTCgtgaaaatactgcatttatagtGGCATTaaattgaaaaatgttcGCCACAGTTATATACCATGAACAATCTTCATGACTGTAGGATCTTTTGTCTTGGGAGGCTTTCTAATATTATCCACTTCATCAGCATATACGACATAGAGAAATTCCCTCTTTTCAACAATAGATCCTCTGACGTCTGTGGTGAAGGCTGTCAGAAGatttttgcatgcacaCTTTGTAGAGCAGCCGCACCAGTAGCCAAGCGATTTCAAAAAGCCATAGTGAGCAGTAGGCCAGTTGTCTAGATCCTTCTCTGCCTGTCTGTACGTCTTGAGATAACCATTACCCATAAAAGCGCATACCAACTGCATTATAGAATAAAGTAATGTGTTTAGTGTAGCCATTTGTTGGTTCTTACTCTTACCGTCATTCTTCGTTGTTTGCCTTGAGGCCCCGTTAGACCCAATACCCCTCGTAGTATGTACACACATATCATACAAGACAATAACAAGTGTGAGGAGTACCGTACTATGCCGAAGTGTTCTGGCTATAAACCCGTCTGGATAGTGCAATATAATCGTGAAAATGTATGCACATGTAACTTCTAGAACAAAAAAGAGCCAAGACCAATGCCAGAGGATATTTACACCATCCCATTTCCTGCCAGGACCCTTCTTTGCCTCCTTTAGATAGAGTAAAATGGCAGGTGGTATTGCTCCAGTATAAAGCAATATCAGGGAGATGTAAAAACCTTTTTGAATACCAGCAAGTTTATAAGGTGCAATAGCAGGATAAAAGGCATACTGCAGTCCATAACCGAATGCAGCTAGAAGTAGTGGTGATCCAGACAGGCTCAAACCAGTCCAaaaatcatcattactAGTACTACTTTTATTAGTCTGGCTACTGCCGTACGCAGGTATCCAAATTCCTGCTGCAATTACTGCTAGACAAATCGCAGTGATAATTTGCCATACTACTACCCAgtagtttatattttgaaGTCTATATTTGTTCCCAAGCTTGACAAATGAGAGGTGATAAGAAGAAGAGACTATAGATGCCGCTGGTATAGCCGCCAAATATCCTGCGATTTCACTCGACGCCAAGGTTGTTACAGAGACAACACTACAACCGTACATGAATGATGTCAATACAATACCCCAGTAATAAGCCGTAATGTATCCTTCGTCCCCTCCAGTGTAGAACGTCACCAACGTTACAGCGTAACAAAGGGACATCAGAGAGGTGCATATGGAAGATACAATGTTCAGACGATCCTTAAATGTAGGTGAACCCAAAAGTAACCCGTTCATCACCATTGTCCCAAGTAAAGCAGCAATTCTATATGAGATAATCATCTGATTAAGGAAGAGAGGAATGTAACCAGAACTGATCCTGAACCTTACAGCAGAAAACTTACCAGCTGAAACTGCTAAACGAGGTAACTGGGATAAGGCAAAGGCAGCCATAAAGGATGCCACCTTTTGGTCAGTACGGCTTTCCTCCGTCTCTGTCATTGTGCTCATCTGTGTCATTCAGAACACCCTTAATGCCCTAGTCGAGCGTTAA contains:
- a CDS encoding signal peptide-containing protein (encoded by transcript BEWA_001620A) — translated: MKVLVVLWTICLIRFCYCGGDDGDLQAQTPPDTTEQASPEPKTSEKPLNPLLSKVDTSLFDALDSVEDHVEVLKLTAKDGTSTNKLTFDGQTVWEAKDPNDSCSVATFYLGPNNDPLAASYRFKRDDKLMEGYRKFADGKWFRVSGVVFKKLIGKDKPTKPVSKFASKVDGSSFDVEEVKEGNIPVLKLTPKDGKFVTQLKYDGKEIWSARTFGPSVSSASLYMDREKPKLAAIKTKDFLGGNESMIYRHYDTNGGVWKSLNKNEFDEKLKTMMGEYATPVTIDLSNLDETKVTVHAQNNGDFEHKFYLPNDGSNVRCIVNAGTTVWEANESDHRCCFARSYSKGGDTLFVITVRNDTGYADKYFEKVGTEWNEVGREVFGKKINAMVGGLPTSTSTLAPKNTLRSTTAQASVSSNPHPSTSLKLLSSESL
- a CDS encoding hypothetical protein (encoded by transcript BEWA_001630A), whose amino-acid sequence is MTQMSTMTETEESRTDQKVASFMAAFALSQLPRLAVSAGKFSAVRFRISSGYIPLFLNQMIISYRIAALLGTMVMNGLLLGSPTFKDRLNIVSSICTSLMSLCYAVTLVTFYTGGDEGYITAYYWGIVLTSFMYGCSVVSVTTLASSEIAGYLAAIPAASIVSSSYHLSFVKLGNKYRLQNINYWVVVWQIITAICLAVIAAGIWIPAYGSSQTNKSSTSNDDFWTGLSLSGSPLLLAAFGYGLQYAFYPAIAPYKLAGIQKGFYISLILLYTGAIPPAILLYLKEAKKGPGRKWDGVNILWHWSWLFFVLEVTCAYIFTIILHYPDGFIARTLRHSTVLLTLVIVLYDMCVHTTRGIGSNGASRQTTKNDGKSKNQQMATLNTLLYSIMQLVCAFMGNGYLKTYRQAEKDLDNWPTAHYGFLKSLGYWCGCSTKCACKNLLTAFTTDVRGSIVEKREFLYVVYADEVDNIRKPPKTKDPTVMKIVHGI